In one window of Rhizobium oryzihabitans DNA:
- a CDS encoding SPOR domain-containing protein: MVEKNVAYNRDARSEGFADNDPLAELARIVGFEDRPSHAGSEAAPSATRREPEFNLEDELLREFEVYDAPHADPVVLDPANDVRAGIHPNDFMQRVEQVFARREPELSPAAEPQVEARYAPEPMPAYEVAPEVTEEPLPEVDQAYIHNYVETSTQDIRADFRDDAGAVAEVFDVHSRQPRAAEPVVYQQAAQQLAWEEPQAIEPAQPEWHAMPELAADVSSNIPSSHGYAPEPQAFDLADEVEIAVAEEAPAPVSVRPPSQGGRSSLEFSSLRLPLANFGARRDVSAVDPRRVEPRSEQQPAARIEPQVEPVPAPAVIQAEETAPAFMPPVAEAFVPAAQAVTPPVVQKPVATNLSPMDELIYDVAKYSIPGRGEEPVVQSAPVVQAAPAVQAARVEPQVAATPVRTTPVAPAVPAQEPDFSDFAGFNDDDFELALDDLDLDLDLSEIAEAEVAPAPAPQPVRQQPVAPVVAAAAPQPVREQPAPQPRVAPVAAPIAAAAPVQPRPAAPAPQPVVPQTLESLPFDPSQIGETEEHPETIVEMDVPELPVGVFEAKPVARRHEEDLDIDTELATLFAPAVAGGLDRHKHAENRGAAPQARAAAQAPEEADEFERALEEDFRRSMQEAAASRGNPRDAENTYVNHQAAYRDEDERGGRRWIMPVAAAIGLVLVGGGVYALISGGSSSTGSNGAPVIISADNDPMKVVPENPGGRVVPNQDKAVYDRVAGGSAADPKQPALISSSEQPVDVVQRTLIPEQLPLEGENDADMEAAAGTPVGETEDPRLLSPEEKAAQNEGAGATGVSPRKVRTMIVKPDGTLVAQEVDAPAAQPPKADKVAELAAPQTAKPGEGAPAVIAASRVPVAPEQAAAQPQAHTPATPASQTAAPLPSARPSSQPSNVVATVTNQGNVRPAATAPAQPPAAQQQTAAATTSTPSAGGYYIQIASLPSQAEAQKSYQNMSAKFGSVIGGRGVDIKAAEIAGKGTFYRVRIPAGDKNEAVALCEKFRSAGGSCLVAR; this comes from the coding sequence ATGGTCGAAAAAAATGTCGCGTATAACCGGGACGCCCGGTCCGAAGGCTTCGCTGACAACGATCCTCTGGCAGAACTGGCGCGTATCGTCGGCTTCGAAGATCGTCCTTCGCATGCGGGTTCCGAGGCTGCGCCATCGGCTACCCGCCGCGAGCCCGAATTCAATCTCGAAGATGAGCTTCTGAGGGAATTCGAGGTTTACGACGCGCCGCATGCCGATCCGGTCGTTCTTGATCCGGCAAACGATGTTCGTGCCGGCATCCACCCCAACGACTTCATGCAGCGTGTCGAGCAGGTCTTCGCCCGCCGCGAGCCGGAGCTTTCTCCCGCGGCCGAGCCGCAGGTCGAGGCCCGGTATGCGCCGGAGCCGATGCCAGCCTACGAGGTTGCACCCGAGGTCACGGAAGAGCCGCTTCCGGAGGTCGATCAGGCCTATATCCACAATTACGTCGAAACCTCGACGCAGGACATTCGAGCGGATTTCCGTGACGATGCCGGCGCGGTTGCAGAAGTTTTTGATGTGCATTCGCGCCAGCCGCGTGCTGCCGAGCCGGTGGTTTACCAGCAGGCCGCCCAACAACTGGCATGGGAAGAGCCGCAGGCCATTGAGCCAGCCCAGCCCGAATGGCACGCCATGCCGGAACTTGCGGCCGACGTTTCCAGCAACATTCCTTCTTCGCATGGTTACGCGCCGGAGCCTCAGGCCTTTGATCTTGCCGATGAGGTGGAGATCGCGGTTGCCGAGGAAGCGCCCGCACCCGTTTCCGTGCGTCCGCCTTCGCAGGGCGGCCGTTCTTCGCTGGAGTTTTCCAGCCTGCGCCTGCCGCTTGCCAATTTCGGCGCGCGTCGCGATGTTTCGGCTGTTGATCCGCGGCGGGTCGAGCCAAGGTCTGAACAGCAGCCCGCAGCCCGAATCGAGCCGCAGGTCGAGCCAGTACCGGCACCTGCCGTCATTCAGGCGGAAGAGACAGCGCCGGCATTTATGCCTCCGGTCGCTGAAGCCTTCGTGCCCGCAGCGCAGGCTGTAACGCCTCCGGTCGTTCAGAAGCCTGTTGCGACCAATCTGTCGCCGATGGACGAGCTGATCTACGACGTGGCGAAATATTCCATTCCTGGCCGTGGCGAAGAACCCGTTGTCCAGTCTGCGCCGGTCGTTCAGGCCGCACCCGCCGTTCAGGCTGCAAGGGTGGAGCCGCAAGTTGCTGCGACGCCCGTGCGGACAACGCCCGTTGCCCCCGCTGTCCCTGCTCAGGAGCCGGATTTCAGCGATTTTGCAGGCTTCAACGACGATGATTTCGAGCTTGCGCTTGACGATCTCGATCTTGATCTCGACCTTTCGGAAATTGCCGAAGCCGAGGTCGCACCGGCACCCGCGCCGCAACCCGTTCGCCAGCAGCCGGTTGCTCCCGTGGTCGCTGCCGCCGCACCTCAGCCGGTGAGGGAACAGCCCGCGCCTCAGCCGCGCGTTGCGCCTGTCGCTGCGCCGATTGCGGCAGCTGCGCCCGTTCAGCCGCGTCCGGCCGCGCCTGCGCCGCAGCCGGTTGTGCCGCAGACTCTGGAAAGCCTGCCTTTCGATCCTTCGCAGATCGGCGAGACGGAAGAACATCCGGAAACCATCGTCGAGATGGACGTGCCTGAACTGCCCGTCGGCGTTTTCGAAGCCAAGCCGGTTGCTCGACGCCACGAGGAAGACCTCGATATCGATACCGAGCTTGCGACGCTGTTCGCCCCGGCAGTCGCTGGTGGCCTTGACCGTCACAAACATGCGGAAAACCGGGGTGCCGCCCCGCAGGCGCGCGCCGCCGCTCAGGCTCCGGAAGAAGCCGATGAGTTCGAGCGGGCGCTGGAAGAGGATTTCCGTCGCTCCATGCAGGAGGCAGCGGCTTCGCGCGGCAATCCGCGTGATGCCGAAAACACCTATGTCAATCATCAGGCGGCCTATCGCGATGAGGATGAACGCGGCGGTCGCCGCTGGATCATGCCGGTTGCGGCCGCAATCGGTCTGGTGCTTGTCGGTGGCGGCGTTTACGCGCTGATATCAGGCGGTTCGTCCAGCACGGGTTCCAATGGTGCACCGGTCATCATCTCCGCCGATAATGATCCGATGAAGGTCGTGCCGGAAAATCCGGGCGGTCGCGTCGTGCCCAATCAGGACAAGGCGGTTTATGACCGCGTGGCCGGCGGCAGTGCTGCCGATCCGAAGCAGCCCGCGCTGATCTCCAGCAGCGAGCAGCCGGTCGATGTGGTTCAGCGTACGCTGATCCCCGAACAGCTGCCGCTGGAAGGTGAAAACGACGCCGATATGGAAGCAGCCGCCGGCACGCCGGTTGGCGAGACGGAAGATCCGCGCCTGCTTTCGCCGGAAGAAAAGGCCGCGCAGAATGAAGGTGCGGGTGCAACCGGCGTTTCACCACGCAAGGTCCGCACCATGATCGTCAAGCCTGATGGCACGCTGGTCGCCCAGGAAGTCGATGCACCGGCAGCCCAGCCGCCGAAGGCCGACAAGGTCGCGGAGCTTGCCGCGCCCCAGACCGCCAAGCCGGGTGAGGGCGCTCCCGCCGTCATCGCCGCTTCGCGTGTTCCGGTTGCGCCGGAACAGGCCGCCGCACAGCCGCAGGCTCACACGCCGGCCACACCCGCCTCGCAGACGGCAGCACCGCTTCCTTCGGCGCGTCCGTCCTCGCAGCCATCCAATGTCGTGGCAACCGTCACCAACCAGGGCAATGTTCGTCCCGCCGCCACCGCCCCGGCCCAGCCGCCGGCCGCACAGCAGCAGACAGCCGCAGCAACGACAAGCACTCCTTCTGCCGGTGGTTACTACATCCAGATCGCGTCCCTGCCGAGCCAGGCGGAGGCCCAGAAGTCCTACCAGAACATGTCGGCCAAGTTCGGCTCGGTCATCGGTGGACGTGGCGTCGACATCAAGGCCGCCGAAATCGCCGGCAAGGGCACATTCTACCGCGTCCGTATCCCGGCGGGTGACAAGAACGAAGCCGTGGCGCTGTGCGAAAAGTTCCGCTCGGCCGGCGGCAGCTGCCTGGTGGCGCGCTGA
- the nagZ gene encoding beta-N-acetylhexosaminidase — MTDCKAMILGCGGLTLSADEIALYRDQQPWGFILFGRNIGDAQQITDLVASMRDAVGRPDAPVLIDQEGGRVQRIKPPILQAYPNARILGEIYERDHEEGLRAAWLMSRLHAFDLMKFGINVDCLPVLDVPVEGASNVIGNRAYGYAPTMVAEMGQAAADGLKAGGMLPVMKHMPGHGRGMVDSHHELPVVDVPLDELDGHDFVPFRALNRELMAMSAHLVFNAVDRERPATTSPKVIEEIIRGRIGFDGLLMSDDSSMNALKGTLGERAANIVTGGCDIVLHCNGVMGEMLEVVKEVPVLSGRSLERVRAVEAGFPAADASDEAELRVEFNAMWAVS; from the coding sequence ATGACCGATTGCAAAGCTATGATCCTCGGATGCGGCGGCTTGACGCTTTCCGCCGACGAGATTGCCCTTTACCGTGACCAGCAGCCGTGGGGTTTCATCCTGTTCGGGCGCAATATCGGTGATGCGCAGCAGATCACCGATCTCGTCGCCTCCATGCGCGATGCCGTCGGGCGGCCCGACGCCCCGGTTCTGATCGATCAGGAAGGCGGGCGGGTGCAGCGCATCAAGCCGCCGATCCTGCAGGCCTATCCGAATGCCCGCATTCTCGGTGAAATTTACGAGCGCGACCACGAGGAAGGCCTGCGGGCTGCCTGGCTGATGTCGCGCCTGCATGCCTTCGACCTCATGAAATTCGGCATCAATGTCGATTGCCTGCCGGTGCTCGACGTGCCGGTGGAAGGTGCAAGCAACGTCATCGGCAACCGCGCCTATGGCTATGCGCCGACCATGGTGGCCGAGATGGGACAGGCAGCGGCCGACGGCCTGAAGGCTGGCGGCATGCTGCCGGTGATGAAACATATGCCGGGGCATGGCCGCGGCATGGTGGATTCGCACCATGAACTGCCCGTGGTCGATGTGCCGCTCGATGAGCTGGACGGCCATGATTTCGTACCGTTCCGGGCGCTGAACCGTGAATTGATGGCGATGAGCGCGCATCTGGTCTTCAACGCCGTCGACCGGGAGAGACCGGCAACGACCTCGCCGAAGGTGATCGAAGAGATCATTCGCGGCCGCATCGGCTTTGATGGGCTGCTGATGTCCGACGACAGTTCCATGAATGCGCTGAAGGGCACGCTGGGCGAGCGCGCTGCGAATATTGTTACCGGTGGCTGCGATATAGTCTTGCATTGCAACGGCGTGATGGGTGAAATGCTGGAGGTCGTGAAGGAGGTTCCCGTTCTTTCCGGCCGTTCGCTGGAGCGGGTGCGGGCCGTGGAAGCGGGTTTTCCCGCCGCGGATGCCTCCGACGAAGCTGAACTGAGAGTCGAATTCAACGCCATGTGGGCCGTTTCCTGA
- a CDS encoding segregation and condensation protein A, whose product MAADKSRNSTPMDKLWQDGTPERLTGEAGLVIDVAGFEGPLDLLLHLARTQKVDLSRISVLALAEQYLQFVESARRVRIELAADYLVMAAWLAFLKSKLLIPQQSKDDGPSGEEMAATLAFRLKRLEAMREAAERLVNRAHLGRDIFARGAPEHIPHINRSAYEANLYDLLSAYANLRQRQAITQVTIEKRQVWSLVEARELLNSLLGDVGEWTVLDQYLLQYVPDPAMRVTAIASAFAASLELVREGSLQIRQEGAFQPIYMRRSERDDRAVNAERTDNDE is encoded by the coding sequence ATGGCCGCAGACAAGTCTCGCAATTCGACGCCTATGGACAAGCTCTGGCAGGATGGCACGCCGGAGCGGCTGACGGGCGAGGCCGGGCTGGTCATCGATGTCGCGGGTTTCGAAGGCCCGCTTGATCTTCTGCTGCACCTTGCCCGCACGCAGAAGGTCGATCTGTCGCGCATTTCGGTGCTGGCGCTTGCCGAGCAATATCTTCAATTCGTGGAAAGCGCGCGCCGCGTGCGCATCGAGCTTGCGGCCGACTATCTGGTGATGGCGGCTTGGCTCGCCTTTCTCAAATCCAAGCTCCTCATTCCGCAGCAATCCAAGGATGACGGTCCCTCGGGTGAGGAAATGGCCGCGACGCTGGCCTTCCGGCTGAAACGCCTGGAAGCGATGCGCGAGGCGGCCGAAAGGCTTGTCAACCGCGCCCATCTCGGCCGCGATATCTTCGCCCGTGGCGCGCCGGAGCATATTCCGCATATCAACCGCTCGGCTTACGAGGCAAACCTCTACGATCTCCTGAGCGCCTATGCCAATCTGCGGCAAAGGCAGGCCATCACCCAGGTGACGATTGAAAAACGGCAGGTCTGGTCGCTGGTGGAAGCACGGGAACTTCTCAACAGCCTGCTCGGCGATGTCGGTGAATGGACCGTGCTCGACCAATATCTGCTGCAATATGTGCCCGACCCCGCCATGCGGGTGACGGCGATCGCCAGCGCCTTTGCCGCCTCGCTGGAGCTGGTGCGCGAGGGGTCGCTGCAAATCCGCCAGGAGGGCGCCTTCCAGCCCATCTATATGCGCAGGAGCGAGAGAGACGATCGCGCGGTGAATGCCGAAAGGACTGACAATGACGAATGA
- the scpB gene encoding SMC-Scp complex subunit ScpB, whose amino-acid sequence MTNDDETGEAAIVADGVEIEPTVFSERQLKEAERIAEALVFASAEPVSVAFIAERLPRGMDVVAILHRLKAAYIERGVNLVQVGGQWAFRTAGDLSFVIRSEEKEPKKLSRAALEVLAIIAYHQPVTRAEIEEIRGVQTSRGTLDVLMEAGWVRFRGRRRTPGRPVTIGTTVEFLDHFGLEELRDLPGLEELKGAGLLSGRIPSNFGVPLPMMSDELREDEDPITQLDLEELGLLAPSGGDGEE is encoded by the coding sequence ATGACGAATGACGACGAGACCGGCGAAGCCGCCATTGTGGCAGATGGGGTGGAAATCGAACCCACCGTATTTTCCGAACGTCAGCTGAAGGAAGCCGAGCGGATCGCCGAGGCACTGGTCTTTGCCTCCGCCGAGCCGGTTTCGGTCGCCTTCATTGCCGAGCGGCTGCCGCGCGGCATGGATGTCGTCGCCATCCTGCATCGGCTGAAGGCCGCTTATATCGAGCGCGGCGTCAATCTCGTGCAGGTGGGCGGGCAATGGGCGTTCCGCACGGCGGGCGATCTTTCCTTCGTCATCCGCTCGGAAGAGAAGGAGCCGAAGAAGCTCTCGCGCGCGGCGCTGGAAGTTCTGGCGATCATAGCGTATCATCAACCGGTGACACGCGCCGAAATCGAGGAAATTCGCGGCGTACAGACCTCGCGCGGCACGCTTGACGTGCTGATGGAAGCGGGGTGGGTGCGTTTCAGGGGCCGCAGGCGCACGCCGGGCAGGCCGGTGACGATCGGCACCACGGTTGAGTTTCTCGATCATTTCGGACTTGAGGAGTTGCGAGACTTGCCCGGCCTTGAGGAACTGAAGGGTGCAGGGCTGCTTTCTGGCCGAATTCCATCCAATTTCGGCGTGCCCCTGCCGATGATGAGCGACGAATTGCGTGAAGACGAAGACCCGATCACGCAGCTCGATCTGGAAGAATTGGGCCTGCTTGCGCCCAGTGGCGGCGACGGCGAAGAATGA
- a CDS encoding twin-arginine translocase TatA/TatE family subunit has translation MGSFSVWHWLIVLVIVLVLFGRGKIPELMGDVAKGIKSFKKGMSDDDATPPPAADANTTAKTVDHKADEIK, from the coding sequence ATGGGTTCTTTTAGTGTGTGGCATTGGCTCATCGTTCTGGTGATCGTTCTCGTCCTCTTCGGACGCGGCAAGATCCCGGAACTGATGGGTGATGTCGCGAAGGGCATCAAGAGCTTCAAGAAGGGCATGTCCGACGATGACGCAACGCCTCCGCCGGCGGCCGATGCCAATACCACTGCCAAGACCGTCGACCACAAGGCTGACGAGATCAAGTAA
- the tatB gene encoding Sec-independent protein translocase protein TatB yields MLDIGWSELLVIAVVLIVVVGPKDLPPMIRAFGKTMAGLRKMAGDFRTQFDEALKEADMDDVRQTISDVRNLNPTNSLRDAMNPLRQLGNEIKSDLQKATAAPDSLSSTPAPATSEPVAPLVSVPEPEMKLPDAPPAVGSASAVSAPVTAVAAAEDKPKRARAKSVATVEAETVAAKPKRTVRSKSAEALEETAVSKPTVKAVAKKAAVKKAAAEKAVAEAKPAKSARTKAAKPKKDEA; encoded by the coding sequence ATGTTAGATATCGGCTGGAGCGAGCTTCTGGTGATTGCGGTCGTGCTGATCGTGGTCGTCGGGCCGAAGGACTTGCCGCCCATGATCCGCGCCTTCGGCAAGACGATGGCGGGCCTTCGCAAGATGGCGGGAGACTTCCGCACCCAGTTCGACGAGGCCTTGAAAGAGGCTGATATGGACGATGTGCGGCAGACGATCTCCGATGTCCGCAATCTCAATCCGACCAATTCGCTGCGCGATGCGATGAACCCACTTCGCCAGCTCGGAAACGAGATCAAGTCCGATCTCCAGAAGGCGACGGCTGCACCTGATTCCCTGTCGTCGACACCAGCGCCTGCAACGAGCGAGCCGGTGGCGCCGCTGGTCAGCGTGCCCGAGCCGGAGATGAAGCTTCCGGATGCGCCGCCTGCCGTGGGCTCCGCGTCTGCTGTCTCCGCGCCGGTCACTGCGGTTGCCGCTGCGGAAGACAAGCCGAAACGGGCGCGGGCGAAATCGGTTGCGACCGTCGAAGCCGAAACGGTGGCCGCCAAGCCGAAACGCACCGTCCGCAGCAAGTCTGCCGAAGCGTTAGAAGAAACTGCTGTGTCGAAACCTACCGTGAAGGCTGTCGCCAAGAAGGCTGCCGTCAAGAAAGCGGCGGCTGAGAAGGCGGTGGCGGAAGCCAAGCCGGCCAAATCGGCGAGAACAAAGGCTGCAAAGCCCAAAAAGGATGAAGCATGA
- the tatC gene encoding twin-arginine translocase subunit TatC: MSGDIEDKPQPLIEHLMELRTRLIWSLGAFFVAFIACFAVAKHLFNLLVIPYKWAVLWAGLDVTKSSLIYTAPQEFFFTQIKVAMFGAMVISFPVIASQLYKFVAPGLYKNERAAFLPFLIASPILFLIGAALVYFFFTPMVMWFFLAMQQLPEDGEVAISLMPKVSEYLSLIMTLVLSFGLVFQLPVVTTLLARVGLLTSDWLREKRKFAIVMAFVVAAVLTPPDPMSQIGLALPAIILYEISIYMARLVERKRAAESKSTELEET; the protein is encoded by the coding sequence ATGAGCGGGGACATCGAGGATAAGCCGCAGCCGCTGATCGAGCATCTCATGGAGTTGCGCACGCGGCTGATCTGGTCGCTCGGCGCATTTTTCGTCGCCTTCATCGCCTGTTTCGCCGTTGCCAAACATCTCTTCAACCTGCTGGTCATTCCCTATAAATGGGCCGTGCTCTGGGCGGGGCTCGATGTCACGAAATCGTCGCTGATCTATACCGCGCCGCAGGAATTCTTCTTCACGCAGATCAAGGTCGCGATGTTCGGCGCCATGGTCATCTCCTTTCCGGTGATTGCCTCGCAGCTCTACAAGTTTGTCGCCCCCGGTCTCTACAAGAACGAACGCGCCGCTTTCCTGCCGTTTCTGATCGCTTCGCCGATCCTCTTCCTCATCGGTGCGGCGCTCGTCTATTTCTTTTTCACGCCCATGGTCATGTGGTTCTTCCTCGCCATGCAGCAATTGCCTGAGGATGGCGAGGTGGCGATTTCCCTGATGCCGAAGGTGTCGGAGTATCTGAGCCTCATCATGACGCTGGTCCTCTCCTTCGGTCTGGTGTTCCAGCTGCCTGTCGTCACCACGCTTCTCGCCCGCGTCGGACTTCTGACCAGCGACTGGCTGCGCGAGAAGCGCAAGTTCGCCATCGTCATGGCTTTCGTGGTCGCGGCCGTGCTGACGCCGCCAGACCCCATGTCCCAGATCGGTCTTGCGCTGCCTGCGATCATTCTCTACGAGATTTCCATCTACATGGCTCGACTCGTGGAGAGGAAACGTGCGGCGGAATCCAAAAGCACGGAGCTGGAAGAGACCTGA
- the serS gene encoding serine--tRNA ligase: protein MHDIKWIRENPEAFDAALARRGVEPTASGLIALDEKRRSVIQSLQDMQSRRNAASKEIGAAMAQKNMELAEKLKAEVADIKDNMPRAEEEDRKVTAELNDALSRLPNMPFDDVPDGKDEHDNVVARVVGQKPGWNHEAKEHFEIGEALGYMDFERAAKLSGSRFTVLTSQLARLERALGQFMIDLHTSEHGYTEVSSPLMVRDEAMFGTGQLPKFSEDLFKTTDGRWLIPTAEVTLTNLVSGEILEQEKLPLRFTALTPSFRSEAGSAGRDTRGMLRQHQFWKCELVSITDAESAVAEHERMTACAEEVLKRLGLHFRTMTLCTGDMGFGARKTYDLEVWLPGQNTYREISSCSVCGDFQARRMNARYRGKDDKATKFVHTLNGSGTAVGRCLIAVLENYLNEDGSVTIPEVLLPYMGGLTRIEKAA from the coding sequence ATGCACGACATTAAATGGATACGCGAAAACCCCGAAGCCTTTGATGCGGCTCTTGCACGGCGTGGCGTCGAGCCGACCGCCAGCGGCCTGATCGCTCTCGATGAGAAGCGCCGTTCCGTCATCCAGTCCCTGCAGGACATGCAGTCACGCCGCAATGCCGCCTCCAAGGAAATCGGCGCCGCCATGGCGCAGAAGAACATGGAGCTTGCAGAAAAGCTCAAAGCCGAAGTCGCCGACATCAAGGACAACATGCCACGCGCCGAGGAGGAGGACCGCAAGGTCACCGCCGAGCTGAACGACGCCCTGTCGCGCCTGCCGAACATGCCCTTCGACGATGTGCCTGACGGCAAGGACGAACATGACAATGTGGTGGCCCGCGTCGTCGGCCAGAAGCCCGGCTGGAACCATGAGGCCAAGGAGCATTTCGAGATCGGCGAGGCGCTCGGCTACATGGATTTCGAGCGGGCGGCCAAGCTTTCCGGCTCGCGCTTCACCGTTTTGACCAGTCAGCTGGCGCGTCTGGAACGGGCGCTCGGCCAGTTCATGATCGATCTGCACACCTCGGAACATGGCTATACGGAAGTCTCCTCGCCGCTGATGGTGCGTGACGAGGCGATGTTCGGGACCGGGCAATTGCCGAAGTTCTCCGAGGACCTGTTCAAGACCACGGATGGCCGCTGGCTGATTCCGACGGCGGAAGTGACGCTGACCAACCTCGTTTCGGGTGAAATCCTCGAGCAGGAGAAACTGCCGCTGCGCTTCACCGCGCTCACCCCGTCCTTCCGTTCGGAAGCGGGCTCCGCCGGCCGTGATACGCGCGGCATGCTGCGCCAGCACCAGTTCTGGAAGTGCGAGCTTGTCTCCATTACCGATGCGGAAAGCGCTGTCGCCGAGCATGAGCGCATGACGGCCTGCGCCGAAGAGGTGCTGAAGCGCCTTGGCCTGCATTTCCGCACCATGACGCTGTGCACGGGTGATATGGGCTTTGGCGCGCGCAAGACGTATGATCTGGAAGTCTGGCTGCCTGGCCAGAACACCTATCGTGAAATCTCGTCCTGCTCCGTCTGCGGTGATTTCCAGGCGCGGCGCATGAATGCCCGTTATCGCGGCAAGGACGACAAGGCCACGAAGTTCGTGCACACGCTGAACGGTTCCGGCACGGCCGTCGGTCGCTGCCTGATCGCGGTTCTCGAAAATTATCTCAATGAGGACGGTTCCGTCACAATTCCAGAGGTGCTGCTGCCCTATATGGGCGGTCTGACGCGCATCGAGAAGGCAGCCTGA
- the surE gene encoding 5'/3'-nucleotidase SurE: protein MRILLTNDDGIHAEGLAVLERIARTLSDDVWIVAPETDQSGLAHSLTLSEPLRLRKISDKHFALRGTPTDCVIMGIREVLPEKPDLVLSGVNAGANMADDVTYSGTIAGAIEGTLQGVRSFALSQAFSHAEGRVVPWEVTETYAPDLLRKLMNVDLPDGTFLNLNFPNCAPKDVQGVSVTGQGKLDFGLTVEERQDGRGFPYYWLRFGERLGTFREGTDIHALKHGKISVTPLKLDLTDYTVKDRVAQALGFGVAD from the coding sequence ATGCGGATTTTGCTGACGAATGACGACGGTATTCACGCCGAAGGTCTGGCCGTGCTGGAGCGAATCGCCCGGACGCTTTCGGACGATGTCTGGATCGTCGCCCCTGAGACCGACCAGAGCGGGCTTGCCCATTCGCTGACGCTTTCCGAACCGCTGCGGCTGCGCAAGATTTCCGACAAGCATTTTGCGCTGCGCGGCACGCCGACCGATTGCGTCATCATGGGCATTCGCGAAGTCCTGCCGGAAAAGCCGGATCTCGTGCTCTCCGGCGTCAATGCCGGCGCCAACATGGCCGATGACGTCACCTATTCCGGCACCATTGCGGGTGCCATTGAAGGCACGCTGCAGGGCGTGCGGTCCTTTGCGCTCAGCCAGGCTTTCAGCCATGCCGAAGGCCGGGTTGTGCCGTGGGAAGTCACCGAGACCTATGCGCCGGATCTGTTGCGCAAGCTGATGAATGTGGATCTGCCTGATGGCACTTTCCTCAATCTCAATTTCCCCAATTGCGCGCCCAAGGATGTGCAGGGCGTGTCCGTGACCGGGCAGGGCAAGCTCGATTTCGGCCTGACGGTGGAAGAGCGCCAGGACGGCCGTGGTTTCCCCTATTACTGGCTGCGTTTCGGCGAACGTCTCGGCACCTTCCGCGAAGGCACGGATATCCACGCTTTGAAGCACGGCAAAATCTCGGTCACGCCGCTAAAGCTTGACCTGACGGATTACACGGTCAAGGATCGAGTTGCGCAAGCGCTTGGATTCGGAGTCGCCGATTGA
- a CDS encoding protein-L-isoaspartate(D-aspartate) O-methyltransferase encodes MKSAMVEKEGFAALVLRLRGEGISDLDLLTAVEQTPRSKFVPPQFAADAYSSRTIPIDCGAFMEGADMAVKILARLQLKPGQRVLEIGTGSGFMTAIIARRVERVFSLERYRTLVQQAQNCLDDLSIRNVVIRQADGSNGLVGEGTFDRIVSTAAFTTMPRFFAEQIVSGGMMIAPIILEDDRCVMTRFSKTGSRFEKEELFEAPYLPLSTHIARHL; translated from the coding sequence TTGAAATCTGCCATGGTCGAAAAGGAAGGTTTTGCCGCTCTCGTTCTGCGTCTGCGGGGCGAGGGGATTTCCGATCTTGACCTTTTGACGGCCGTCGAGCAGACGCCGCGTTCCAAATTCGTGCCGCCGCAATTTGCTGCCGACGCCTATTCCAGCCGGACGATCCCGATCGACTGCGGCGCCTTCATGGAAGGCGCCGACATGGCGGTGAAAATCCTTGCCCGCCTGCAATTGAAGCCGGGCCAGCGCGTGCTGGAAATCGGCACCGGCAGCGGTTTCATGACGGCGATCATCGCGCGCCGGGTGGAGCGCGTCTTTTCGCTGGAGCGTTACAGGACGCTGGTGCAGCAGGCGCAGAACTGTCTGGATGATCTTTCCATCCGCAATGTCGTGATCCGCCAGGCGGATGGCAGCAACGGGCTTGTCGGCGAGGGCACCTTCGACCGCATCGTCTCCACGGCCGCCTTCACCACCATGCCCCGCTTTTTCGCCGAACAGATCGTCTCCGGCGGCATGATGATCGCGCCGATCATCCTTGAAGACGACCGTTGCGTGATGACCCGCTTTTCCAAGACCGGCAGCCGCTTCGAGAAGGAAGAACTGTTCGAAGCGCCCTATCTGCCGCTCAGCACCCATATTGCGCGTCATTTGTGA